Proteins encoded in a region of the Leishmania panamensis strain MHOM/PA/94/PSC-1 chromosome 7 sequence genome:
- a CDS encoding DNA repair and recombination helicase protein PIF7, putative (TriTrypDB/GeneDB-style sysID: LpmP.07.1080) yields MDALAVQHSSQQTNSSTPGSHVLLPDNDDRRDPYLLPIIFPPNSIDSTSPAPLPSMRHNGLASSASHPRITDDWDASAQSQTSTSSASSLFTCSSAPLLGSEARSSVLLGDTRATRDMEGVAIPDSTAVGGAFSPRHGVVVHPSTQPITKCVPELTAAEKGPETEEVQSCMTLSSTASSPEAFPLTEAAPPPPQQPWVLLSSSSNEGHYGQHKDDEVAQLLSCSSSVPSLPTVLTSSAMFGGTAVDEPSSLSPAPFKPSAATATAMVVCRTRALSDAEQPDVQRDVHARLYMPLGSDFTGGFTDRTAAPPPTSTRDAQHRCSLPSSEERAPLLDGMGSNDKEAVETAPAAPPATTTNTAAEPALSSEQRYAFHVTVKEHHSAFITGGAGTGKSHLLRTIIRALPASSTFITATTGIASLNLSGSTLHSFAGCGIPNRSSTRDSLLSSVLSKQRCVRSWRICRVLIIDEVSMLEPSFFGLIDYIARHVRNRPHEPFGGIQLILSGDFLQLPPVSRERRDSSPQFCFETESWWKVNPTVCLLSTPFRQRNLRFFAILNEMRFGELQPDSVELLYSMDTTERVHFVRRTDVTASLKMGSGDGPSVVRVGHKRGADVSAEAVARGAATCKTEVSSRSIQQTRLELVNGAGRAIDAPFDGYTILRATRAEVDAENQKYYHQLTTEEFVYRGFHTGRGAFPDGALAKVVQLRKGCRVMLIKNFDSRLGLVNGSTGTVTDFVSFAGGYYFKAQGICADDARSICVGRGNDMDQRHTMLPVVAFDLRRADGTVTSRELVVEPQEWKEMLGSREVARSVQIPLILAYAITIHKSQGMSLTQVDIDFQNVFESGQSYVALSRCTDMAYVRLHGFDAHRVSTNATALAYYKALALQQERLRWRRTHVPQVVAAEEAVEAFSCTPYRYALPSEAQTLARPRREDRTTGFISTSNTISSTSSSTSSSCDSSSDRAGLQPRDLDDEDVVPKSEGRRERHGGNDGEGCTRRGCEKLHRRWDRGGCAWTDNHREPHMRAYAHDGLGEEPNDSSDNGGDGMNETMRLDKLRRRITPLLAMAAMVKHLVTRQAMPLHCVCNSRIVVDMHALFQLVTGPESSAAFDVLFAEHDNMMRVPLCVHTLVTEAASYRSCSESLNPLTPPHLPVASSNSRLGDALVGYNAFRVDSGGAKYESADAPLLAASYVAAEALAVMERAKQDFILDVQRPEQTCALPEPNPSWRRFTEVLPLLCRRAVEAQVNGGARLTAANEADDTCDEVDFILNRDPREALHHRAILEYTMYLQATFGQGVVICTDSVLLAAYAFAWGLRVVSIDYLCSRNSGGDGVVA; encoded by the coding sequence ATGGATGCATTAGCTGTTCAGCACTCCTCGCAGCAAACGAATAGCAGCACGCCTGGCTCCCACGTTCTCTTACCCGACAACGACGATCGCCGCGATCCATATCTCCTCCCTATCATCTTCCCGCCCAATAGCATCGACTCAACCTCTCCTGCACCGTTGCCTTCGATGCGGCACAACGGGCTTGCGTCGTCTGCTTCGCACCCGCGTATCACCGACGACTGGGACGCCTCCGCTCAGAGTCAGACGTCGACCTCATCGGCCTCGTCGCTCTTCACGTGCTCGAGCGCTCCGCTTTTAGGCTCGgaggcacgcagcagcgttCTCCTAGGCGATACACGAGCCACGAGAGACATGGAGGGAGTCGCCATACCTGACTCCACTGCCGTGGGAGGTGCATTCTCACCGCGACACGGTGTTGTCGTACACCCTTCGACTCAGCCGATAACAAAGTGCGTACCGGAACTCACCGCCGCAGAGAAAGGCccggagacggaggaggtaCAGAGCTGCATGACACTGTCGTCTACCGCAAGTTCTCCAGAGGCGTTTCCTCTGACagaagcggcgccaccgccgccacagcagccgtggGTGCTTCTCTCATCGTCCAGCAACGAAGGCCACTACGGGCAGCATAAGGATGATGAGGTCGCGCAACTGCTCTCCTGTAGCAGCTCCGTCCCAAGCCTCCCCACAGTGCTCACCTCGTCTGCGATGTTTGGCGGGACCGCCGTCGATGAGCCATCCTCCCTGAGCCCGGCGCCGTTTAAACCTTCGGCCGCGACGGCGACAGCCATGGTGGTGTGTCGCACCAGAGCACTGAGCGACGCTGAACAGCCAGATGTGCAGCGCGACGTTCATGCCCGGCTCTACATGCCACTCGGGTCGGACTTCACCGGTGGGTTCACCGACCGTACGGCTGCCCCTCCGCCAACTTCAACTAGAGAcgcgcagcatcgctgcTCGCTGCCTTCATCAGAGGAGCGCGCTCCACTACTGGACGGCATGGGTTCCAATGATAAAGAGGCCGTGGAgacggcgccagcagctccgccagccaccaccacgaacacagcagcagagccggCGCTGTCGAGTGAGCAGCGCTACGCCTTCCATGTGACGGTTAAggagcaccacagcgcctTTATCACTGGCGGCGCCGGAACGGGCAAGTCGCACCTGCTTCGCACCATAATTCGTGCCTTACCTGCCTCTTCTACCTTCATCACCGCGACGACAGGCATTGCCTCTCTCAACCTCAGCGGCTCGACGCTGCACAGCTTCGCCGGCTGCGGCATTcccaaccgcagcagcacgcgcgacAGCCTACTGAGCAGTGTTCTCAGCAAGCAGCGCTGtgtgcgcagctggcgcatTTGCCGCGTACTTATCATCGACGAGGTGTCCATGCTGGAGCCAAGTTTCTTTGGCCTGATTGACTACATTGCCCGACACGTGCGCAACCGCCCGCACGAGCCGTTCGGCGGCATCCAGCTGATCCTCTCGGGTGACTTTCTCCAGCTCCCGCCAGTGTCGCGCGAGCGGCGCGACAGCAGCCCGCAGTTCTGCTTCGAGACGGAGTCGTGGTGGAAGGTTAACCCAACTGTATGTCTCCTCTCAACGCCGTTCCGCCAACGCAACCTGCGCTTCTTTGCCATCTTGAATGAGATGCGCTTTGGGGAATTGCAGCCGGACTCAGTCGAGCTGCTCTACTCAATGGACACGACAGAGCGGGTGCACTTTGTGCGACGCACAGACGTCACCGCGAGTTTGAAGATGGGGAGCGGTGATGGCCCATCGGTGGTGCGTGTAGGCCACAAGCGGGGCGCCGATGTGAGCGCGGAGGCTGtcgcacgcggcgcagccACTTGCAAGACGGAAGTGTCGTCCAGGAGTATTCAGCAGACGCGGCTGGAGCTTGTCAACGGCGCCGGCCGTGCCATTGATGCTCCGTTCGATGGCTACACAATCCTCCGTGCCACCCGCGCCGAGGTGGACGCGGAAAATCAGAAGTACTACCACCAGCTCACCACCGAGGAATTCGTGTACCGAGGCTTCCACACAGGCAGGGGTGCCTTCCCGGATGGCGCGCTGGCGAAGGTCGTGCAACTGCGCAAGGGCTGTCGTGTTATGCTCATCAAGAACTTCGACTCTCGGTTGGGGCTCGTTaacggcagcaccggcactGTCACTGACTTTGTCAGCTTCGCCGGCGGCTACTACTTCAAAGCACAGGGCATCTGCGCCGACGACGCACGCTCCATCTGTGTTGGGCGAGGCAACGACATGGATCAACGGCACACAATGCTGCCTGTGGTAGCCTTtgacctgcgccgcgctgaTGGCACCGTGACCTCACGTGAGCTCGTTGTGGAGCCGCAGGAGTGGAAGGAGATGCTTGGATCGCGCGAGGTGGCGCGCTCGGTGCAGATCCCGCTCATCCTCGCCTACGCCATCACCATACACAAGTCGCAGGGGATGTCGCTGACGCAGGTGGATATCGACTTCCAGAATGTATTTGAGTCTGGTCAGTCGTACGTGGCGCTTTCAAGGTGCACCGATATGGCCTACGTGCGACTGCACGGGTTCGATGCGCATCGCGTCAGCACAAACGCCACTGCTCTTGCGTACTACAAGGCGCTGGCTCTtcagcaggagcggctgcgctggcgtcgTACTCATGTGCCACAGGTGGtggctgccgaggaggcaGTAGAGGCGTTCAGCTGCACACCGTACAGGTATGCGCTTCCAAGCGAAGCCCAGACGCTGGCACGACCCAGGAGAGAGGATCGCACGACAGGGTTCATCTCCACCTCCAATACGATCTCCTCCACGTCCTCGTCCACGTCGTCTAGCTGCGACTCCTCGTCTGACAGGGCCGGTCTGCAACCCAGGGacctcgacgacgaggacgtgGTCCCcaagagcgaggggaggagagagagacacggcggcaacgacggcgaAGGATGTACACGAAGGGGGTGCGAAAAGCTCCACCGGCGCTGGGATCGAGGAGGCTGTGCATGGACGGACAATCATCGTGAGCCGCACATGCGCGCGTACGCGCATGACGGGCTTGGCGAAGAACCGAATGATAGCAGCGACAATGGGGGTGACGGCATGAACGAGACGATGCGGTTAGAcaagctgcggcgccgcatcACCCCACTACTGGCGATGGCGGCCATGGTGAAGCACCTTGTCACACGGCAAGCGATGCCACTACATTGCGTCTGCAACTCGCGCATCGTCGTCGATATGCACGCACTATTTCAGCTGGTGACGGGGCCGGAGTCGTCAGCGGCGTTCGATGTGCTCTTTGCCGAGCACGACAACATGATGCGGGTGCCGCTGTGCGTCCACACACTCGTCACGGAGGCCGCGTCATACCGGAGCTGCTCAGAATCCCTCAACCCATTGACGCCACCCCATCTGCCCGTGGCGAGTTCAAACAGCCGTCTCGGTGACGCTCTCGTGGGCTACAACGCCTTCCGAGTAGACTCAGGTGGCGCGAAGTACGAGTCGGCGGATGCCCCGCTGCTTGCAGCCTCCTACGTGGCAGCCGAGGCTCTTGCGGTGATGGAGCGGGCTAAGCAGGACTTTATCCTTGATGTGCAGCGACCGGAGCAAACGTGCGCGCTGCCGGAGCCGAACCCCAGCTGGCGGAGGTTCACGGaggtgttgccgctgctctgccgtCGAGCGGTGGAGGCTCAAGTGAACGGTGGGGCAAGGCTCACTGCTGCGAATGAGGCGGATGATACGTGCGACGAAGTGGATTTCATCCTCAATCGCGACCCCCGCGAggctctccaccaccgcgcTATCCTCGAGTACACCATGTACCTGCAGGCCACCTTCGGCCAAGGTGTCGTTATTTGCACCGACTCCGTCCTACTGGCCGCGTACGCCTTCGCGTGGGGGCTGCGCGTGGTGTCCATCGACTACCTGTGCAGCCggaacagcggcggcgatggggtGGTTGCCTGA
- the PIN1 gene encoding peptidyl-prolyl cis-trans isomerase/rotamase, putative (TriTrypDB/GeneDB-style sysID: LpmP.07.1090) → MTTPCWQTSHLLIKHSGSRNPVSRRTGMPTTLSYDEAAAELQQWRQSIEDGKMTFEDAARQRSDCGSYVRGGDLGVFGPGEMMKPFEDATKGLEVGQMSDLVATDSGVHLIKRIA, encoded by the coding sequence ATGACCACCCCATGTTGGCAGACGAGCCACCTGCTCATTaagcacagcggcagccgcaacCCTGTGTCCCGCCGCACCGGGATGCCCACCACCTTATCTTACGACGAAGCCgccgcagagctgcagcagtggcgtcAATCCATCGAAGATGGCAAGATGACCTTTGAGGATGCCGCTCGTCAGCGCAGCGACTGCGGCAGCTACGTCCGCGGCGGTGACCTTGGCGTCTTTGGTCCTGGGGAGATGATGAAACCCTTTGAGGATGCCACGAAGGGGCTGGAGGTGGGCCAGATGAGCGACCTTGTTGCGACGGATAGCGGCGTGCACCTCATCAAGCGGATTGCGTGA
- a CDS encoding hypothetical protein (TriTrypDB/GeneDB-style sysID: LpmP.07.1100), giving the protein MRCATRISRSPLNSAACSPGSACFGVSTLRAVGAIHGVQVGSFSLTAGVSAGLQCTLSTSSFFPVDCRDCGACAPPLPAEPAELDVPGVAPPPKMSTGGNVYTLHVVGPTAFIAEAAEVLGDDVLVDVTGKYHVEPYTFWRSGKYECPTVRLTYDRLRSTADSLRILRAPDNTVARQRRLYRAIFMGKNV; this is encoded by the coding sequence ATGCGGTGCGCGACGCGCATTAGCCGCTCCCCGCTGAACAGCGCGGCTTGCAGCCCCGGAAGCGCATGTTTTGGGGTGTCCACTCTCCGCGCCGTTGGTGCCATCCACGGCGTTCAAGTGGGGAGCTTcagcctcaccgccggcGTCTCGGCGGGGCTACAATGCACCCTGAGCACGTCGAGCTTCTTTCCTGTGGACTGCCGAGACTGTGGCGCttgcgcgccgccgttgcccGCAGAGCCGGCAGAGTTGGACGTACCGGGAGTCGCGCCCCCGCCGAAGATGTCGACTGGGGGTAACGTGTACACCCTGCACGTCGTTGGCCCCACTGCGTTCATCGCTGAGGCCGCCGAGGTGCTCGGTGACGATGTCCTCGTTGATGTTACTGGCAAATATCATGTGGAGCCGTACACCTTCTGGCGATCCGGTAAGTACGAGTGCCCCACTGTACGTCTCACGTACGATCGTCTCCGCAGCACTGCGGACTCACTTCGTATTCTGCGCGCCCCAGACAACACTGTGGCgaggcagcgacgcctcTATCGCGCAATCTTCATGGGCAAGAACGTGTGA